One genomic window of Cygnus atratus isolate AKBS03 ecotype Queensland, Australia chromosome 16, CAtr_DNAZoo_HiC_assembly, whole genome shotgun sequence includes the following:
- the SLC2A4RG gene encoding LOW QUALITY PROTEIN: SLC2A4 regulator (The sequence of the model RefSeq protein was modified relative to this genomic sequence to represent the inferred CDS: inserted 2 bases in 1 codon): protein GAGRGAAGQVAARRSQWEAEEAVAAFHPGAPEPIARGGGAGXGRGRRRHRAARRSAPRRGPRPRPPPPPRMEPERPPAACALLLPPPAAAAAARRRRARRRLPPEPDGAPQAALPRRGARGWLRRLGEPLGLDPPEQEAMLRVLDAGLERCLALHAACIPLPRHRKLPGKAGIDEVMAAAVLTSLSTSPLVLGHPPAPPAPADPGGEPWLEAPAMSSSCSSSSNTSGDWSWDPPSDRSTPSTPSPPLSSHVPGAFLPAPPPDEGPDEPDGTHFVFGEPIPRKRKNSTKVMFKCLWKSCGKVLSSSSGMQKHIRTVHLGRKADLEQSDGEEDFYYTELDVDVDSLTDGLSSLTPVSPTSSVPPAFPGTEVPALLSPELPLASPRSPPAAPPGGLCHVHTDHAYQGCPAPPRLTGVEKRPPVPPPPVAMTPAVPAPVLPKPPAVPRKPRGEAKKCRKVYGMENREMWCTACRWKKACQRFLD, encoded by the exons ggggcggggcggggcgcggcgggccAAGTGGCAGCGCGCCGCAGCCAATGGGAAGCCGAGGAGGCGGTGGCCGCGTTCCATCCCGGCGCGCCGGAGCCAATCGCGAgaggcggcggggcggg ggggcgtgGCCGCCGCCGACACCGGGCCGCGCGGCGGAGCGCTCCCCGCCGGGGCCcccggccgcggccgccgccgccgccccgcatGGAGCCCGagcgcccccccgccgcctgcgccctgctgctgccgccgcccgccgctgccgccgccgcccgccgccgccgcgctcgccgccgcctccctcccGAGCCCGACGGGGCCCCGCAG GCTGCGCTGCCccgccggggggcgcggggctggctGCGGCGCCTGGGGGAGCCCCTGGGGCTGGACCCCCCCGAGCAGGAGGCGATGCTGCGGGTGCTGGACGCGGGGCTGGAGCGGTGCCTGGCGCTGCACGCCGCCTGCATCCCGCTGCCCCGACACAG AAAGCTCCCGGGCAAGGCGGGCATCGACGAGGTGATGGCGGCCGCGGTGCTCACCAGCCTCTCCACCAGCCCCCTGGTGCTCGGCCACCCgccggcgccccccgccccag cagatCCTGGTGGCGAGCCCTGGCTGGAGGCGCCCGCCAtgtcctccagctgcagcagcagcagcaacaccaGCGGGGACTGGagctgggacccccccagcgACCGCTccaccccctccaccccctcGCCCCCGCTCTCCAGCCACGTCCCCGGCGccttcctgcccgccccgccgccggaCGAGGGCCCCGACGAGCCCGACGGCACCCACTTCGTCTTCGGAGAGCCCATCCCGCGGAAGAGGAAG AACTCCACCAAGGTGATGTTCAAGTGCTTGTGGAAGAGCTGCGGCAAAgtcctcagcagctcctcagggaTGCAGAAGCACATCCGAACCGTGCACCTTGG CCGGAAAGCCGACCTCGAGCAGAGCGACGGCGAGGAGGACTTCTACTACACGGAGCTGGATGTCGACGTGGACTCGCTGACGGACGGGCTCTCCAGCCTCACGCCCGTCTCGCCCACCTCCTCCGTGCCGCCCGCCTTCCCCGGCACGGAGGTGCCGGCGCTGCTGAGCCCCGAGCTGCCGCTGgcctccccccgcagccccccggcggccccccccggcggcCTCTGCCACGTCCACACCGACCACGCGTACCAG ggctgcccggcccccccgcgGCTCACGGGGGTGGAGAAGCGGCCGCCGGTGCCCCCCCCACCGGTGGCGATGACGCCGGCGGTGCCCGCCCCGGTGCTGCCCAAGCCGCCCGCTGTCCCCAG GAAGCCGCGGGGGGAGGCCAAGAAGTGCCGCAAGGTGTACGGCATGGAGAACCGGGAGATGTGGTGCACGGCGTGCCGCTGGAAGAAGGCCTGCCAGCGCTTCCTCGACTGA
- the LIME1 gene encoding lck-interacting transmembrane adapter 1: MAAARGEGLPGPPLLPALLAALALLGLLVYVGALCAACRRQGRRKKVPPDGVKLVDESLLRQTQLRSLSKSDTKLHELYRLKARDDNQRPASLDFPLASAPPGPDSLHSSGVSVLLHRELPQIPVPEPPAPDQTYSNLLFAPPRRPAQDTVYECLAVGGEDAPAPPAPTGTRVSPPQARRGAGDYACVRKVKKTAPGEEQEGAVAGPPAAPRCWEGAGNAPPQLKVEDMYSTVCKATKKKSQGPAASPRAAGQGGAGQLPPAQEEPPPAGCWSTAPPEPCYESINERAWTACARGPDPDYEAVDMTWKKPAKRDKAGKPSPHENLYESVGEIWAGESRRASGRPAANGLEVYITNL; the protein is encoded by the exons ATGGCTGCAGCCCGCGGCGAGGGGCTGCCGGGCCCCCCGCTCCTGCCGGCCCTGCTcgctgccctggccctgctcgGCCTCCTGGTCTACGTGGGCGCCCTGTGCGCTGCCTGCCGCCG ccagggcaggaggaagaaggtCCCTCCGGACGGGGTGAAGCTGGTGGACGAG TCCCTGCTCAGACAGACGCAGCTGCGCTCGCTCAGCAAGTCGGACACGAAGCTGCACGAGCTGTACCGGCTGAAGGCCAGGGATGACA ACCAGCGACCGGCCAGCCTCGATTTCCCCCTGGCCTcggcccccccgggccccgACTCCCTGCACAGCTCCGGCGTCAGCGTCCTCCTGCACCGCGAACTGCCCCAAATCCCCGTCCCCGAACCCCCGGCCCCCGACCAGACCTACTCCAACCTGCTCTTCGCCCCGCCGCGACGCCCGGCACAGGACACGGTCTACGAGTGCCTGGCGGTGGGGGGGGAGGATGCCCCCGCACCCCCTGCTCCCACGGGGACCCGGGTGTCCCCACCGCAGGCCAGGCGTGGGGCTGGTGACTACGCCTGCGTCCGCAAGGTGAAGAAGACGGCACCCGgcgaggagcaggagggggccGTGGCGGggcctcccgcagccccgcggtGCTGGGAGGGCGCGGGCAAtgcccccccccagctgaaG GTGGAAGACATGTACTCGACGGTGTGCAAAGCCACCAAGAAGAAGAGCCAGGGCCCCGCTGCGTCCccaagggctgcagggcaggggggggcCGGGCAGTTGCCCCCAGCCCAAGAGGAGCCCCCCCCGGCTGGCTGCTGGTCCACGGCCCCCCCCGAGCCCTGCTACGAGTCAATCAACGAGAGGGCCTGGACTGCGTGCGCCCGCGGCCCCGACCCGGACTACGAGGCCGTGGACATGACCTGGAAGAAGCCGGCAAAGCGGGACAAGGCCGGGAAGCCCAGTCCCCACGAGAACCTCTACGAAAGCGTCGGCGAAATTTGGGCAGGGGAATCCCGGCGAGCCTCCGGCAGGCCGGCTGCCAACGGGCTGGAGGTGTACATCACCAACCTATAG